The sequence tccagGAGTATGAGGCCGGCCGCCTCCTGTCTGGTCACCTCAAGAAGGAGCTCATCTCCGTCCTGCAAGCAATGGTGACCGAGCACCAGGAGAGGAGGAAGACTGTCACTGACGACATGGTGCGCACCTTCATGACCCAGCGACCTTTGAACTTTAAGTTGGCTAGTTAGTGAACTTTTGAAATAAAGAGATTTTATGATATAATCGATTCAACAATCAGaacaattatgtatacaatTGATTATGTCATGCTACGTATAAAATACAAAAAATTATAAACTTCAAAAATTAGAATTGATCGATGTCATTTAAATGATTGGCCTAAATTTGTTCTATCAATTTTGAGCGTTTGTGTAATATTGTCCACCTATAGGAGCACTGTGGCCACGCCCATTGTCACGAGGGTCACAAGGGCACTCCACACACTCAGGCCACGCCCCCCACACGTAGCCGCCTCCACAGTGTTCACGGCATCACCAAATATGTTGTTGAGGGCGACTTCGTTGGGGCTGGGTTGGTCTACATTCCACGAGATGGTCATACACTCTCTATCAGGATCAGTGGACGAGGTGTTGGAGTAGACAAAAGATGGTCCCCACAGCATCTCACACAAACCCTTCCCACTCCCGTACacgtcactgtgtgtgtgtgtgtgtgtgtgtgtgtgtgtgtgtgggtgtgggtgtgtgtgggtgtgggtgtgtgtgtgtgtgtgtgtgggtgtgggtgtgtgtgtgtgtgtgagggtatACAAGAAGTACCATTTGTGTGGGAGAAATTGTGTCAACTGTTCGCGTTACTAGCTCAAACGGAATGCTCACTTAAATTAATCTTTAAAAAGGTTGGCATCTGATGCCCTAATATTAAACTTAGTGGTGGATCCTTGAGACCTTGTATCATCCTATCTAGTTAGGCAagcaaaaaaaaaagaaaaaaaaggagaacaaaagagcaaacaggtataaaaagcaaacagatgcccgaccttgagagtcgagaatgatgggttaaagagtctttaacggtgcaccaaccctccccattcatctgttgcattcagaccaactagtatactgaataattattgtaagctattcacttggggccatgctgattgtaaCATTCGATGTaatgctgacataaagtatagaacttatattagacttgatattggctgctgtaatacttcaacttagcttgtGCATGGCTGTGTGCTTGTGTACTAAATCGaggcttaatttataaggtacaggcctgtattgtctgggccaggtttttgataatggggatgggtctatgtggttcttctaGGTGGCAAACACCATATAAtcattaacctctaattttggttcttaaatagatagtagtgtgtgtgtgtgtgtgtgtgtgtgtgtgtgtgtgtgtgtgtgtgtgtgtgtgtgtgtgtgttgtgtgtgggggggggagtgttAGCTCAATGTAACATTCATACCAGAAATGTGTAGAAGCAGcgagtagctatatatagagtaGAAGCAATATTGAATGTTACAGTGACAAAAAAAATAAGTATTCAGACTGAGTGAAATATTCTACTCTTTTGACAGATTATTTCTTAATCAAAAACTGTACGCTATATATTCTAAGCAACGACTCTCGAGTAGTTAAGGCAGATATAAGTGAGAGCCCTTCAACTTACGAGAAGGTCCTACAAGACGAGGAGTTGATACAGAGATTCTTCTCATTGACATAGAGCCAGTCACTGATCCAGTTAGTGGCACAGGTCATGTCTGCCGCACACGCATCGTACCACTCGTCACAGAACTCCCTGCACACTGGCAACTGGAGGACGGCACTCGTGTAGTTGGGGTTCCGCCAGTGAGCCACATTAGGGGAGCATCTGAGGAGGCGGAGGGGAGAGTGGACTTACCAGTGTGGTAGCTAGACTAATCTATCTATAATAATGTGGCAGTGTGGTAGCTAGACTAATCTATCTACAATAATGTGGCAGTGTGGTAGCTAGACTAATCTATCTACAATAATGTGGCAGTGTGGTAGCTAGACTATATCTACAAAGATTGATAGGATTGCAATACACATGCTACTACAATACAGTAGGTGCATGCATTTCAAGAGTGAGCTTTAATACAttgattacatgtacacaccccTCTTGCATCAACCTGACTAAGTGCTGACAGTAAACACTGATTACCTAACCCTACTCCCTAGTGTGCATGGAGAATGTAACTCTGAGAGATCTCACCTATAGAAGCATTCCATATTGACAAAGTAGTCATGACAACGATCGGACAGATTCCCGCAATGGTCCCACCTAAACCCATCCACATCAGTGACTCGAGGTGTGTCCAGTTGTTCTGTGAACTCAGCCGTACAGCATGTCTCATCCCTCCACTGGAAGCAGGCCTTGTAGTCTGGGCCCTCAGGCTCTGGACATGCCAGCTCCTTGTGCTTGTCCCCTGGGAGACACTcacctgcatgtacacaccacGGGAATATTAATAAAAGAGTGGGTGTATTTTACAGGGTCTAATGCACACAACGCATGTTCAGGACGAGCTAAAAACATGAATAACGAGCTGTAt is a genomic window of Halichondria panicea chromosome 15, odHalPani1.1, whole genome shotgun sequence containing:
- the LOC135348668 gene encoding riboflavin-binding protein-like yields the protein MMGWLRVCLALLLLLQWTGADHDDDDHSVVHTKYRPGECLPGDKHKELACPEPEGPDYKACFQWRDETCCTAEFTEQLDTPRVTDVDGFRWDHCGNLSDRCHDYFVNMECFYRCSPNVAHWRNPNYTSAVLQLPVCREFCDEWYDACAADMTCATNWISDWLYVNEKNLCINSSSCRTFSDVYGSGKGLCEMLWGPSFVYSNTSSTDPDRECMTISWNVDQPSPNEVALNNIFGDAVNTVEAATCGGRGLSVWSALVTLVTMGVATVLL